The following coding sequences lie in one Xanthomonas hortorum pv. pelargonii genomic window:
- a CDS encoding sterol desaturase family protein, with translation MARPHHRSFFAHASALLGVLSLMGVVCFHFPDLLTSREFRAAYNEQFARHLLLVGLVAAFLLGTFAILRDRNKRIAMVGVGSATLAVLFGGTNVQFDTIGRTPYSLGLDWFVISLFFSALVFVPLERYLGKRRISPLRQGWRTDIGYFFMSHVLVQFILILVTASTSSIAGLAAFPSLKAAIQSLPVWGQFLIAVFVADMAQASLHRAYHNIPWLWRFHAVHHSSREMDWLAGSRIHFVEIVLTRSAVLLPLLILGFSTPAVNAYVILVGLQAVLAHSNLGLRFGWLEYVLVLPRYHHWHHARQQDYIDVNYAIHLPLVDMLMGTFKLPPSRDAWPQEYGVMKLETVPKGLMRQHLMPFRRRKTFDDYVD, from the coding sequence ATGGCTCGCCCGCACCACCGCTCCTTCTTCGCCCATGCCTCTGCGCTGCTGGGCGTGCTCAGTCTGATGGGTGTGGTGTGTTTCCACTTTCCCGATCTGTTGACCAGCCGCGAGTTCCGCGCCGCCTATAACGAGCAGTTCGCACGCCATCTCCTGCTGGTCGGGCTGGTTGCCGCGTTCCTGCTGGGTACCTTCGCCATTCTGCGCGACCGCAACAAGCGCATTGCGATGGTTGGTGTGGGCAGCGCAACGTTGGCGGTGTTGTTCGGTGGCACCAACGTGCAGTTCGATACGATCGGGCGCACGCCCTATTCGCTTGGTCTGGACTGGTTTGTGATTTCGCTGTTCTTCTCGGCGCTGGTGTTCGTGCCGCTGGAACGCTATCTGGGCAAGCGCCGCATTTCGCCGCTACGCCAGGGCTGGCGCACCGATATCGGCTACTTTTTCATGAGCCATGTGCTGGTGCAGTTCATCCTGATCCTGGTCACCGCCTCCACGTCGAGTATCGCCGGGCTGGCCGCGTTTCCATCGCTGAAAGCGGCAATCCAGTCCCTGCCGGTGTGGGGACAGTTTCTGATCGCAGTCTTCGTTGCCGACATGGCGCAGGCATCGCTGCATCGGGCGTATCACAACATTCCGTGGCTGTGGCGATTCCACGCGGTGCATCACTCCAGCCGCGAGATGGACTGGCTGGCCGGATCGCGCATCCATTTTGTGGAAATCGTGCTGACCCGCAGTGCGGTGCTGCTGCCGCTGTTGATTCTCGGTTTTTCGACACCGGCGGTGAATGCGTACGTGATTCTGGTCGGCCTGCAGGCGGTGCTCGCACATTCCAACCTCGGCCTGCGTTTTGGCTGGCTGGAATATGTGCTGGTCTTGCCGCGTTATCACCATTGGCATCATGCGCGCCAACAGGACTATATCGACGTCAACTACGCCATCCATCTGCCCTTGGTGGACATGTTGATGGGCACGTTCAAACTGCCGCCGAGTCGCGACGCGTGGCCGCAGGAATATGGCGTCATGAAACTGGAAACGGTGCCCAAGGGGCTGATGCGCCAGCACCTGATGCCATTCCGTCGGCGTAAGACGTTCGACGATTATGTGGACTAA